A window of the Euzebya pacifica genome harbors these coding sequences:
- a CDS encoding zinc-binding metallopeptidase family protein, with amino-acid sequence MITFSCDRCAQLVFFDNTSCTRCGAELVLDPATWSIRSATADDVRCANREHGCSWVTHNGDQYCRSCRLTRTRPSLEDPEIVEKWRRAEAAKRRLVFQLERIGLDVQGATFDLLSSRDEDVITGHADGVITLDLAEADDVERMRIREQMDEPYRTVLGHFRHEIGHWLWTRYVDGSDVIEDFRRVFGDERADYTEALQVHYDAEPPEGWADSYVSTYATAHPWEDFAETVAHWLHITDVLETAGAFGVTVDGPHEVLTSDPDEAEPDTDTMPELIQAWLPLTYALNAINRSMGHDDLYPFVLAPTVMTKLGWVHRRLTGVAA; translated from the coding sequence GTGATCACTTTCTCCTGCGACCGCTGTGCCCAGCTGGTCTTCTTCGACAACACCTCCTGCACCCGCTGCGGCGCCGAGCTCGTGCTCGACCCGGCGACGTGGAGCATCCGCTCCGCGACGGCCGACGACGTGCGCTGCGCCAACCGCGAGCACGGCTGCTCGTGGGTGACCCACAACGGCGACCAGTACTGCCGGTCCTGTCGGCTCACCCGCACCCGACCCTCCCTGGAGGACCCCGAGATCGTGGAGAAGTGGCGCCGCGCCGAAGCGGCCAAGCGTCGGCTGGTCTTCCAGCTGGAGCGGATCGGCCTCGACGTGCAGGGAGCCACCTTCGACCTGCTGTCCAGCCGCGACGAGGACGTCATCACCGGTCATGCCGACGGGGTCATCACCCTTGACCTGGCCGAGGCCGACGACGTCGAACGCATGCGGATACGCGAGCAGATGGACGAGCCGTACCGCACGGTGCTCGGGCACTTCCGCCACGAGATCGGCCACTGGTTGTGGACGCGCTACGTCGACGGATCCGACGTGATCGAGGATTTCCGTCGGGTCTTCGGCGACGAACGAGCCGACTACACCGAGGCACTCCAGGTCCACTACGACGCCGAGCCGCCAGAGGGCTGGGCCGACTCCTACGTCTCGACCTACGCCACCGCCCACCCGTGGGAGGACTTCGCGGAAACCGTGGCCCACTGGCTGCACATCACCGACGTGCTCGAGACCGCCGGTGCGTTCGGGGTGACCGTCGATGGCCCCCACGAGGTGCTGACCTCCGACCCCGACGAGGCCGAGCCCGACACCGACACCATGCCCGAGCTGATCCAGGCCTGGTTGCCGCTCACCTACGCCCTGAACGCCATCAACCGCTCGATGGGCCACGACGACCTCTACCCGTTCGTCCTCGCCCCGACGGTGATGACGAAGCTCGGCTGGGTCCACCGCCGCCTGACCGGCGTCGCCGCCTGA
- a CDS encoding glycosyltransferase, translating to MRAIALTHVFPRWDGDPSAAFLSTWTAALRADGHDVRVIAPHDAGLPEVDVVEDTPIRFVRYAPEDREVLAYRGEMHRIAMQPTGPPLVASMMTLMAGALRRAVRRWEPDVVHVHWWMPGAIITRMAGVDVPVVVHLHGTDIGIVEGRPKLRTLARWALDGADRLEVVSTSLARRTRSAVGRRVDGLNPMPLDIARFTGVEAQMSLDRPVVLGVGRLVPEKGFADLVDAVAGLEDRVVLRLVGDGPAARDLAIRAHERGVELQLPGRIDPADLPAEYAAAEVVVQPSHAEGLGLVAAEAVLMGRPIVATDSGGVRDVLDDRLLVRVGDIEAMTARIRESLHDPDLPAVARAGQRVRRTLSPGASAERTVDGWQQAIAAHRTRR from the coding sequence GTGCGAGCCATCGCGCTGACCCACGTGTTCCCCCGGTGGGACGGCGACCCGTCGGCAGCGTTCCTGTCGACGTGGACGGCTGCGCTGCGTGCCGACGGCCACGACGTGCGGGTCATCGCGCCCCACGACGCCGGGCTGCCCGAGGTCGACGTGGTCGAGGACACCCCCATCCGGTTCGTGCGCTACGCCCCCGAGGACCGCGAGGTCCTGGCCTACCGCGGCGAGATGCACCGGATCGCCATGCAGCCCACCGGCCCGCCGCTGGTGGCCTCGATGATGACCTTGATGGCCGGTGCGCTGCGGCGTGCGGTCCGGCGCTGGGAGCCCGACGTCGTGCACGTCCACTGGTGGATGCCGGGGGCGATCATCACGCGCATGGCCGGTGTCGACGTGCCCGTCGTGGTGCACCTGCACGGCACCGACATCGGGATCGTCGAGGGGCGCCCCAAGCTGCGCACCCTGGCCCGCTGGGCGCTGGACGGCGCCGACCGGCTGGAGGTCGTCTCGACGTCGCTCGCCCGGCGGACGCGATCGGCGGTCGGGCGCCGGGTCGACGGGCTGAACCCCATGCCGCTGGACATCGCGAGGTTCACCGGGGTCGAGGCGCAGATGTCGCTGGACCGCCCGGTCGTGCTCGGCGTCGGCCGCTTGGTGCCGGAGAAGGGCTTCGCCGACCTGGTCGACGCCGTCGCTGGGCTGGAGGACCGGGTTGTGCTGCGGCTGGTCGGCGACGGACCCGCCGCACGTGACCTGGCGATCCGCGCGCACGAACGCGGGGTGGAGCTGCAGCTGCCCGGACGGATCGACCCGGCTGACCTGCCCGCGGAGTACGCCGCCGCCGAGGTCGTCGTGCAGCCCTCCCATGCCGAGGGGCTGGGCCTCGTCGCGGCCGAGGCCGTGTTGATGGGCCGCCCGATCGTCGCAACCGACTCCGGCGGGGTCCGTGACGTGCTCGACGACCGGCTGCTCGTCCGGGTCGGCGACATCGAGGCGATGACCGCCAGGATCCGCGAGTCCCTGCACGACCCCGACCTGCCGGCGGTTGCCCGGGCCGGCCAGCGGGTCCGGCGGACCCTGTCGCCAGGAGCATCCGCCGAACGCACGGTCGACGGCTGGCAGCAGGCCATCGCCGCCCACCGCACCCGCCGCTGA